The following proteins are co-located in the Sporosarcina pasteurii genome:
- a CDS encoding LamB/YcsF family protein, giving the protein MTHHRIDLNADIGESFGAYTIGNDKGILPFISSANIACGFHAGDPSIMRKTVTLALQYNVAIGAHPGFQDMISFGRREMKVTPEEVYELTLYQIGALQAFVSAEGGTLQHVKPHGALYNMSAKDARLAEAIARAIYQLNPKLRLYGLANSKLIEAGRKIGLETVTEIFADRTYQRDGSLTPRSHPNALITNTEKAIEQVMQIIKEQQVTTIDGSTIKLQGQTVCIHGDGENAIQFAQQVSAALRKEKISIQNFTQKK; this is encoded by the coding sequence TTGACACATCATAGAATTGACTTGAACGCTGATATTGGAGAGAGTTTTGGCGCCTATACAATTGGCAACGACAAAGGTATATTACCATTCATTTCTTCAGCAAATATCGCTTGCGGTTTTCACGCCGGCGATCCGAGCATTATGCGTAAAACCGTTACACTGGCGTTACAATATAATGTAGCGATTGGCGCACACCCTGGATTTCAAGATATGATTAGTTTTGGTCGGCGAGAGATGAAAGTAACACCAGAGGAAGTTTACGAATTAACACTTTATCAAATTGGAGCGCTTCAGGCTTTTGTCTCTGCTGAAGGCGGAACTTTACAACATGTTAAACCGCACGGCGCACTTTATAATATGAGCGCAAAAGATGCGAGACTTGCAGAGGCGATTGCACGGGCCATCTACCAGTTAAACCCTAAGTTGCGCCTTTACGGACTCGCAAATAGTAAATTAATAGAAGCTGGAAGAAAAATTGGTTTAGAAACGGTCACTGAAATTTTTGCCGATCGAACTTATCAACGTGACGGTTCATTGACACCTAGAAGTCATCCGAATGCATTGATTACAAATACTGAAAAAGCAATTGAACAAGTGATGCAAATTATAAAAGAACAACAAGTAACAACAATAGACGGCTCCACAATTAAGCTACAAGGACAAACTGTTTGCATTCATGGCGACGGGGAAAACGCTATACAATTCGCTCAACAAGTTTCAGCAGCTTTACGAAAAGAAAAAATCTCGATTCAAAACTTCACACAAAAAAAGTGA
- a CDS encoding penicillin-binding transpeptidase domain-containing protein translates to MRKLRYGILFLGLILTLAACSKEEDTPVDRLSAYVDLWNDAKFTEMYDDYITESSKDVFGKEQFIERAEKLYADLGISSIEVIFDKPEEEKTYKKEEDVEFPVQIKLETIAGEIDFKKNVPLTYKEQGETKNWFIEWDPSFILPDLSMHDKVRISTIQSKRGEIYDRHNKALAINGSGVEIGIVPEKFNTETDAEKLATLLGTTANFINEQLNQSWVQPDLFVPIKKLSFTQEDIYNEALQIAGVTSMKAEMREYPYAESLAHLIGYIGQINAEELEKLNDKGYKESDLVGKRGLEQLLEERLRGEDGIKIYIEKTEQNAEKIMIAETPAIDGENITLTIDAEFQKAVFAEMNGEPGTAAIVDPKTGETLVLASSPAFDPNELSLGISSTRYAELTDDPAEPLLNRFAATYAPGSSIKPITAAIGLSTGTLKPDEGHTIEGKKWRKDGSWGNFQVTRVYTAPNPVDLKKALVYSDNIYFAKEALEMGSEQFVEGLQQFGFGEEIPFKYGLRTSQISNDGKITSEGQLADTSFGQGQMLMNILHLASTYGAIVNEGQMTKPVLFADEKKSEVWKEELLSAEHAAILQEDLRAVVSDGFAEAANISSPKISGKTGTTELKSSLEEAGKENGFFVAYPTDDPTYIIAMMIEGVENKGGSGYVAEKVANVMKTR, encoded by the coding sequence TTGCGGAAATTGCGTTATGGTATTTTATTTCTCGGATTAATACTGACTTTAGCTGCTTGTTCCAAAGAAGAAGACACACCTGTAGATAGACTTTCTGCTTATGTCGACTTATGGAATGATGCTAAATTTACAGAGATGTACGATGACTATATAACAGAATCGTCGAAAGATGTTTTTGGAAAAGAACAATTTATTGAACGTGCCGAAAAACTTTATGCAGATTTAGGTATTTCTTCCATAGAAGTCATTTTTGATAAACCGGAAGAAGAAAAAACGTATAAAAAAGAAGAAGACGTTGAGTTTCCTGTTCAAATAAAACTGGAGACAATAGCCGGGGAAATTGATTTTAAGAAGAATGTTCCATTAACTTATAAAGAACAAGGTGAAACAAAGAACTGGTTTATTGAATGGGATCCGTCTTTTATTCTTCCAGATTTATCTATGCACGATAAAGTAAGGATTTCAACCATTCAATCAAAGCGTGGAGAAATTTATGACCGTCATAATAAAGCGCTTGCGATAAATGGTTCGGGTGTTGAAATTGGCATTGTACCAGAAAAATTTAATACTGAAACAGATGCAGAAAAACTTGCGACATTGCTTGGAACAACCGCCAACTTTATTAACGAACAATTGAATCAAAGTTGGGTGCAGCCAGACTTATTTGTGCCAATTAAAAAATTATCTTTTACACAAGAAGATATTTATAATGAAGCATTGCAAATTGCTGGCGTAACGTCAATGAAAGCAGAGATGCGCGAATACCCTTACGCAGAATCTTTAGCACATCTTATTGGCTACATAGGGCAAATTAATGCGGAAGAATTAGAAAAGCTAAATGATAAAGGCTATAAAGAATCAGATCTTGTTGGTAAACGAGGACTCGAGCAATTACTTGAAGAAAGACTTCGTGGTGAAGATGGGATTAAAATTTACATTGAAAAAACAGAACAGAATGCCGAAAAAATAATGATTGCTGAAACGCCGGCGATCGATGGCGAAAATATAACGTTAACAATCGACGCTGAGTTTCAAAAGGCTGTTTTTGCAGAAATGAACGGTGAACCTGGTACCGCAGCGATTGTTGATCCGAAAACAGGTGAAACACTTGTATTAGCAAGTTCTCCGGCATTTGATCCAAATGAACTGTCGCTTGGTATTTCTTCAACTCGCTATGCAGAGTTAACGGATGATCCCGCAGAGCCTTTATTAAATAGATTTGCGGCTACGTATGCGCCAGGTTCTTCTATCAAACCAATCACGGCTGCAATCGGTTTATCTACTGGAACACTTAAACCTGACGAAGGGCATACGATTGAGGGGAAGAAATGGCGAAAGGACGGTTCGTGGGGGAACTTCCAAGTCACACGAGTTTATACTGCACCGAACCCAGTGGACTTGAAAAAAGCACTTGTCTACTCAGATAATATTTATTTTGCAAAAGAAGCTTTGGAAATGGGTAGTGAACAGTTTGTAGAAGGTTTGCAACAATTTGGTTTTGGAGAAGAGATTCCTTTTAAATATGGTCTTCGGACATCGCAAATTTCCAACGATGGAAAAATTACTTCCGAAGGTCAACTTGCAGATACGTCATTTGGACAAGGTCAAATGCTTATGAACATCCTTCACTTGGCATCTACTTACGGTGCAATTGTAAATGAAGGACAAATGACTAAACCTGTTTTGTTTGCAGATGAAAAGAAAAGTGAAGTATGGAAAGAAGAATTGCTGTCGGCAGAACATGCGGCAATTTTACAAGAAGATTTGAGAGCAGTTGTATCAGATGGTTTTGCCGAAGCAGCAAATATTTCATCTCCAAAAATTTCAGGGAAAACTGGAACAACGGAATTGAAGTCTTCACTAGAAGAAGCTGGAAAAGAAAATGGCTTTTTCGTCGCTTACCCGACAGATGATCCAACTTATATTATTGCCATGATGATTGAAGGGGTAGAAAATAAAGGCGGAAGCGGTTATGTTGCAGAAAAAGTCGCCAATGTGATGAAAACGAGATAA
- the hisIE gene encoding bifunctional phosphoribosyl-AMP cyclohydrolase/phosphoribosyl-ATP diphosphatase HisIE has protein sequence MKIEDITFNENGLVPAIVQDEQTGNVLMLAYMNEEAMAKTIETKETWFYSRSREELWNKGATSGNRQKVKRLSYDCDQDTILVQVEPIGPACHTGEETCFFQTVFEEETPNRQIVHDVIASIRNRRNNPVEGSYTSYLFREGIDKVLKKVGEESSEVIIGAKNEDKRELTSELADLLYHSLVLMEISGVTITDVKKELVKRRIEK, from the coding sequence ATGAAAATTGAAGATATCACTTTCAATGAAAATGGTCTCGTTCCTGCAATTGTACAAGATGAGCAAACGGGCAATGTGCTCATGCTGGCCTATATGAACGAAGAAGCGATGGCTAAAACGATTGAAACGAAAGAGACATGGTTTTATAGCCGTTCTAGGGAAGAACTGTGGAACAAAGGTGCAACTTCTGGAAATCGTCAAAAGGTCAAGCGATTATCATATGATTGTGATCAAGATACAATTCTCGTTCAAGTCGAACCAATAGGACCCGCCTGTCATACAGGAGAGGAAACTTGTTTTTTCCAAACTGTTTTTGAAGAAGAAACGCCAAATCGCCAAATCGTTCATGATGTAATTGCGAGTATTCGAAATCGCCGAAATAACCCGGTAGAAGGCTCCTACACATCTTATTTATTTAGGGAAGGCATTGACAAAGTGCTGAAAAAGGTTGGGGAAGAGTCGAGTGAAGTTATTATTGGCGCTAAGAATGAAGACAAACGCGAATTGACGAGTGAATTGGCAGATTTACTCTACCATTCCCTCGTCCTGATGGAAATTTCAGGGGTTACGATAACGGATGTAAAAAAAGAATTGGTTAAGAGGCGCATAGAAAAGTAA
- a CDS encoding glutamate-5-semialdehyde dehydrogenase, translating to MNEVQDKGKKAKAVSIQLGMKTTAEKNEALQLIAEQLVADQAFLLTENAKDIQAGQKNGLTEEVLDRILLTEDRIIAMSQAIQELIELADPVGEIFESIEKENGLLIQKKRVPIGVIGMIYEARPNVTVDAATLSLKTGNAAILRGSSSATYSNQALIQSIHKALEKSAIPVEAVQLIEDTSRETAKELFNLNEYLDVLIPRGGKKLIETVIKESTVPVLETGAGNCHLFIDETADKQMAVAILLNAKLQRPSVCNAVETILLHEKWFAQHGKEVVKLLQDNEVVIHGDSSIQEISEEIHVATEEDWYTEYLGLEVGLKVVKDVDQAIQHISQYGTGHSEAIVTENEKHAAQFVNQVDAAAVYHNASTRFTDGFEFGYGAEIGISTQKLHARGPMGLQALTSSKFVIQGTGQVRN from the coding sequence ATAAATGAAGTGCAAGATAAAGGTAAAAAAGCAAAAGCGGTGAGTATACAATTAGGAATGAAAACAACAGCAGAGAAAAATGAAGCACTGCAACTTATCGCAGAACAGTTAGTAGCTGATCAAGCATTTCTTTTAACTGAAAATGCAAAAGATATTCAAGCGGGACAAAAAAATGGACTGACAGAAGAAGTATTAGACCGTATTTTATTAACGGAAGATAGAATTATCGCGATGTCTCAGGCGATTCAAGAATTAATCGAATTGGCAGACCCAGTCGGAGAGATTTTTGAATCTATTGAAAAAGAAAATGGCTTACTCATTCAGAAAAAGCGTGTACCCATCGGTGTTATTGGTATGATTTATGAAGCACGTCCAAACGTAACGGTCGATGCAGCGACGTTATCCTTAAAGACTGGAAATGCAGCCATTTTAAGAGGAAGTTCTTCGGCAACCTATTCCAACCAAGCGCTCATTCAATCGATTCATAAAGCATTGGAAAAGAGTGCAATTCCAGTAGAAGCGGTTCAATTAATTGAAGATACGAGCCGTGAAACTGCGAAAGAATTGTTCAATCTAAATGAATACCTTGATGTATTAATCCCAAGAGGTGGTAAAAAGCTGATTGAAACGGTCATCAAAGAATCTACTGTGCCAGTACTTGAGACAGGTGCGGGGAATTGTCATTTGTTTATTGATGAAACAGCGGATAAACAAATGGCAGTAGCCATTTTATTAAATGCAAAATTGCAACGCCCATCCGTCTGTAATGCAGTTGAAACGATACTCCTACATGAAAAATGGTTTGCACAACACGGGAAAGAAGTGGTTAAGTTGTTGCAAGACAATGAAGTAGTGATTCATGGAGATTCTTCAATTCAAGAAATTTCGGAGGAAATCCATGTTGCGACAGAGGAAGATTGGTACACTGAATATTTAGGGCTTGAAGTTGGGCTGAAAGTTGTGAAGGATGTTGACCAAGCGATTCAACACATTTCACAATATGGCACAGGGCATTCCGAAGCAATTGTGACAGAGAATGAAAAACATGCTGCGCAATTTGTAAACCAAGTGGACGCTGCGGCTGTGTATCATAATGCTTCCACAAGATTTACGGATGGCTTTGAGTTTGGATATGGTGCAGAAATCGGCATCAGTACACAAAAATTACATGCGAGAGGTCCAATGGGGTTACAAGCTTTAACGTCTAGCAAATTTGTCATTCAGGGGACAGGGCAAGTTCGTAATTAA
- the rlmN gene encoding 23S rRNA (adenine(2503)-C(2))-methyltransferase RlmN, with the protein MKKSIYGLTLEQLTDWLIENGQKRFRADQIWDWLYKKRVTSFSQMKNINKDCIQLLEEHYIIQSLEQTVKQESEDGTIKFLFKMQDGNLIETVLMKFPYGYSVCVTTQVGCNIGCSFCASGLLKKSRDLQSGEIVEQIMKVQHHLDAKGLDERVSHIVVMGIGEPFDNYTNLMAFLHIVNSQKGLSIGARHITVSTSGLAHKIKEFADEDIQINLAVSLHAPNDELRSSIMKINRAFPIDKLMDSIDYYLEKNNRRITFEYIMLDDVNDHVEEARQLARLLANKRHLSYVNLIPYNPVDEHSQYRRSKPEAIQAFYETLKGKGIPCGVRLEQGTDIDAACGQLRSKQIKKNKTN; encoded by the coding sequence ATGAAGAAATCAATATACGGATTAACGCTTGAACAGTTAACGGACTGGTTAATTGAAAATGGTCAGAAAAGATTTCGTGCTGACCAAATATGGGATTGGCTGTATAAAAAACGTGTGACATCTTTTTCACAAATGAAAAATATTAATAAAGATTGTATTCAATTATTAGAAGAACATTATATCATCCAATCGCTTGAACAGACAGTAAAACAAGAATCAGAAGATGGAACGATTAAGTTCTTATTTAAAATGCAAGACGGTAACTTAATCGAAACTGTACTAATGAAATTTCCGTACGGCTATTCCGTTTGTGTAACAACCCAAGTCGGTTGTAACATCGGATGCAGTTTTTGCGCGAGCGGCCTACTGAAAAAGAGCCGTGACTTACAAAGCGGAGAAATTGTTGAGCAAATTATGAAAGTACAACATCATTTAGATGCTAAAGGATTAGATGAACGAGTAAGTCATATTGTTGTTATGGGCATTGGAGAGCCGTTTGATAACTATACCAATCTAATGGCGTTCCTCCATATCGTTAATTCACAAAAAGGGCTTAGCATTGGTGCGCGTCATATTACTGTCTCAACAAGTGGACTTGCCCATAAAATTAAAGAATTTGCGGATGAAGATATTCAAATCAACTTGGCGGTTTCTTTACATGCACCGAATGATGAACTTCGGTCAAGCATTATGAAAATCAACCGTGCATTTCCAATTGATAAGCTAATGGATTCCATTGATTATTACCTGGAAAAGAATAATCGTCGAATTACGTTTGAATATATTATGTTAGATGATGTAAATGACCACGTTGAAGAAGCGCGCCAACTTGCACGTCTGCTTGCGAATAAGCGACATCTTTCATATGTCAATTTAATTCCATATAACCCAGTCGATGAACATAGCCAGTATCGAAGAAGTAAGCCGGAAGCGATTCAAGCCTTTTATGAAACGCTCAAAGGTAAAGGTATCCCATGTGGTGTGCGTTTAGAACAAGGAACAGATATTGATGCTGCTTGTGGTCAATTAAGAAGTAAACAAATCAAGAAAAACAAAACAAACTAA
- a CDS encoding biotin-dependent carboxyltransferase family protein yields the protein MLTILKHGLLDTIQDLGRYGYQKYGVVASGAMDIWAHRMANLLVGNEKHASTIEMTVVGPHLQFEKDSVFALCGANLQPMMDGIPVPMWRPVFVKKNSILQLGHAIAGSRAYLAVAGGFVIPKVISSQSTYLRAKIGGLEGRALKRGDQIAINENPNNTSILIESFKQRQSRAPFQTTNWFVAPSLVPNNITPKIIHVTKGKQYDAFTESTKRAFFSQPFTVSVNSDRMGYRLTGPHLTLSEPKEMISEAVSFGSIQVPADGNPIILTADRQTTGGYPKIAQVSSCDFSILAQAKPGDKLLFNMISIEASQKRYIQMEEQFRQLTMALRITLRGN from the coding sequence ATGTTAACGATTTTAAAACACGGATTACTGGATACGATACAAGACTTAGGTCGCTACGGTTATCAAAAATATGGCGTTGTTGCCAGTGGTGCGATGGATATATGGGCGCACCGAATGGCTAACCTTCTCGTTGGCAACGAAAAACATGCCAGTACGATTGAAATGACTGTTGTCGGGCCACATCTTCAGTTTGAAAAAGACAGCGTTTTTGCATTATGCGGCGCAAATTTACAACCGATGATGGACGGCATTCCCGTGCCTATGTGGAGACCTGTTTTTGTAAAGAAAAACAGCATTTTGCAATTGGGTCATGCGATAGCTGGTAGCCGAGCCTACCTTGCTGTTGCGGGTGGATTTGTCATCCCAAAAGTAATTAGTAGTCAATCGACTTATTTACGCGCAAAGATTGGCGGATTAGAAGGAAGGGCTTTAAAACGTGGGGATCAAATTGCTATTAATGAAAATCCAAACAACACGAGTATATTGATAGAAAGCTTCAAGCAACGTCAAAGTCGCGCTCCTTTTCAAACAACAAATTGGTTTGTAGCGCCAAGTTTAGTTCCAAACAATATAACGCCTAAAATCATTCACGTAACAAAAGGGAAGCAATATGATGCATTTACCGAGTCGACTAAACGAGCATTTTTCAGTCAGCCATTTACGGTAAGCGTAAACTCCGACCGGATGGGGTATCGATTAACTGGACCGCACCTTACACTTTCTGAACCAAAAGAAATGATTTCTGAAGCTGTTTCTTTTGGATCTATACAAGTACCAGCAGATGGCAATCCGATTATTTTAACAGCGGATCGACAAACGACTGGCGGCTATCCTAAAATTGCACAAGTATCATCATGCGACTTCTCTATCCTTGCGCAAGCAAAGCCAGGTGACAAACTTTTATTTAACATGATTTCAATTGAAGCGTCTCAAAAACGTTACATACAAATGGAAGAACAATTCAGGCAATTAACAATGGCTCTACGTATTACATTAAGGGGGAATTAG
- the pxpB gene encoding 5-oxoprolinase subunit PxpB: protein MDYTIQPLGDQAVIVEFSNKISLNTHEHIQRITACLDREAPSWLIEYIPAYTTLTIFYSIIEFSGSSSPFQSVCEEFNKLLQNSQDEDNFTGRLVKIPVLYGGKYGPDLAHIATYHDLSEEEVISLHTGGDYIIHMIGFSPGFPFIGGLPEKIATPRKLTPRLSIPERSVGIAGKQTGIYPIETPGGWQIIGRTPVDLFLPNEEIPTLLQPGDQLQFYSISEEEYRHLRGESTC from the coding sequence TTGGATTATACAATTCAGCCTTTAGGTGACCAAGCGGTGATTGTTGAGTTTTCCAATAAAATCAGCTTGAATACACATGAACACATTCAAAGAATCACTGCTTGCTTAGATCGTGAAGCACCTTCATGGTTAATTGAATATATCCCAGCTTATACAACGCTAACGATATTTTATTCAATCATAGAATTTAGTGGCTCCTCTTCTCCCTTTCAATCAGTTTGTGAAGAATTCAACAAGCTACTTCAAAATTCACAAGATGAAGATAACTTCACAGGTCGCCTAGTGAAGATTCCTGTGCTCTATGGTGGTAAATATGGCCCCGACTTAGCGCACATTGCAACTTATCATGATTTAAGCGAAGAGGAAGTAATTTCTTTACATACGGGTGGCGACTATATTATACATATGATTGGGTTTTCTCCTGGATTTCCTTTTATTGGAGGACTGCCCGAAAAAATTGCGACGCCTCGTAAATTGACACCTCGCCTATCGATTCCAGAGCGTTCTGTTGGAATTGCTGGAAAACAAACTGGGATTTATCCAATCGAAACACCAGGCGGGTGGCAAATTATTGGGAGAACACCAGTTGATTTATTTTTACCAAATGAAGAGATTCCAACTCTATTACAACCCGGAGATCAATTACAGTTTTATAGCATCTCCGAAGAAGAATATAGACATTTGCGTGGTGAATCAACATGTTAA
- a CDS encoding general stress protein yields the protein MTVKKTVENVVQAKSEVEKLVSTGYSHDDIYIFAHDEKRGNDITEALDTEKVGLKEEGVLNTLKNLVSSRGDELRSKMEAAGLTTTEAETAEEELDQGKLVIIANKTNNK from the coding sequence ATGACTGTAAAAAAAACAGTAGAAAATGTTGTCCAAGCAAAGTCTGAAGTGGAAAAATTGGTGTCAACTGGATATTCGCATGACGACATCTATATTTTTGCACATGATGAAAAAAGAGGAAATGACATTACTGAAGCATTAGACACTGAAAAAGTTGGTTTGAAAGAAGAAGGCGTTTTGAACACGCTGAAAAACTTAGTCTCCTCGCGAGGCGACGAGCTTCGAAGTAAAATGGAAGCAGCTGGTTTAACAACAACTGAAGCCGAAACAGCCGAGGAAGAACTTGACCAAGGTAAGCTAGTGATCATTGCAAACAAAACAAATAATAAGTGA
- the hisF gene encoding imidazole glycerol phosphate synthase subunit HisF, protein MNSYRIIPCLDVDKGKVVKGRKFKDVQEVAEPLTLAKKYVQDGADELVFYDITASSEKRAVFIELIAQLAKEIPIPFTVGGGIRSLDDIQSVIDVGADKVSLNSVVLANPSFIAEAANRFGSEKIVFSMDVKEVAPSTWHVFARGGQKDTGLDAIKWALQGEANGAGEIVLNSIDGDGEKDGYSLELTKKIAEAVSIPVVASGGAGKMEDFKTVLTEGKADAALAASVFHYEEITIQDLKAYLKEQGLN, encoded by the coding sequence GTGAATAGTTATCGAATTATTCCTTGTTTAGATGTCGATAAAGGCAAAGTCGTAAAGGGGCGGAAATTTAAAGACGTTCAGGAAGTGGCAGAACCACTCACTTTGGCGAAAAAGTATGTTCAAGACGGAGCCGATGAACTGGTATTTTATGATATAACGGCTTCATCTGAAAAGCGTGCAGTTTTTATTGAATTAATTGCCCAACTTGCTAAAGAAATTCCAATTCCATTTACAGTTGGGGGAGGCATTCGAAGCCTTGATGACATTCAAAGTGTAATAGATGTAGGGGCTGACAAAGTATCGTTAAATAGTGTTGTGCTAGCAAATCCATCATTTATTGCAGAAGCCGCAAACCGTTTCGGATCAGAAAAAATTGTTTTTTCGATGGATGTAAAAGAAGTTGCCCCGTCCACTTGGCATGTTTTTGCTAGAGGTGGCCAAAAGGATACTGGACTGGATGCCATCAAATGGGCACTTCAAGGAGAAGCGAACGGCGCTGGGGAGATTGTGCTAAACAGCATTGATGGAGACGGAGAAAAAGACGGCTACTCACTAGAACTAACAAAAAAAATCGCGGAAGCAGTCAGTATTCCGGTCGTCGCAAGTGGCGGCGCTGGGAAAATGGAAGATTTTAAAACTGTCTTAACAGAAGGAAAAGCAGACGCAGCCCTTGCGGCATCTGTATTCCATTATGAAGAGATTACAATTCAAGACTTAAAAGCGTACTTGAAGGAGCAAGGATTAAATTAA
- the proB gene encoding glutamate 5-kinase, with product MMKKRIVVKIGSSSLTNENGEIDQVKFVDHVNALAELRSAGHEVLLVSSGAVAAGFKRLGYCTRPITLKGRQAAAAVGQSLLVQSYIDKFSEFGIVPAQILLTRDDFSNRDRYKNAYATMSELLERRVLPIINENDTISVRELTFGDNDMLSALVSGLMKADQLIILTDVNGLYDSNPNENPDAQKIDLLNEITDDMLSFADESGSSVGTGGMKSKLLAAKTALSVGVPVFIGKGFGKDKLTNMINGHGDGTYILNEQQNSITINQQWIAMHSEASGKIYVDEGAEEAILYNSKNLLPAGVFKVQGNFKKGDVVEVFGLNGLIGKGEVTYSAKELQKAIGKRSEEQTNRVRTTQVEVIHRAKWVTI from the coding sequence ATGATGAAAAAACGGATTGTCGTTAAGATTGGGAGTAGTTCGCTTACAAATGAAAATGGAGAGATTGATCAAGTAAAATTTGTGGATCATGTCAATGCACTTGCTGAACTCCGAAGTGCGGGACATGAAGTGTTATTAGTTTCTTCTGGTGCAGTTGCGGCTGGTTTCAAACGTTTAGGGTATTGCACAAGACCGATTACGTTGAAAGGAAGACAAGCGGCTGCAGCTGTCGGTCAAAGTCTATTAGTACAATCTTATATTGATAAGTTTAGTGAATTTGGCATTGTACCTGCGCAAATATTATTAACACGTGATGATTTTTCAAATCGTGACCGTTATAAAAATGCATATGCTACGATGTCAGAGCTCTTGGAAAGACGGGTATTACCGATCATTAACGAAAATGATACAATTTCCGTTAGAGAGTTAACATTCGGTGATAACGATATGTTATCCGCACTCGTCAGCGGTCTTATGAAAGCAGATCAACTAATCATATTAACAGATGTGAATGGTCTTTATGATTCCAATCCAAATGAAAATCCAGATGCCCAAAAAATCGATTTACTAAATGAGATTACAGATGACATGCTATCTTTCGCAGATGAGTCTGGTTCTAGTGTGGGAACTGGTGGAATGAAATCGAAATTATTAGCAGCCAAAACGGCCTTATCTGTCGGTGTCCCAGTCTTTATTGGTAAAGGTTTTGGAAAAGATAAATTAACAAACATGATTAATGGGCATGGTGACGGCACTTATATTCTCAATGAGCAGCAAAATTCAATTACGATTAATCAACAATGGATTGCGATGCACTCTGAGGCATCCGGGAAAATTTATGTCGATGAAGGTGCAGAAGAGGCGATTTTATATAACAGCAAAAATTTATTACCAGCAGGCGTTTTTAAAGTACAAGGGAACTTTAAAAAAGGGGATGTCGTTGAGGTCTTTGGACTGAATGGATTAATCGGAAAAGGTGAAGTTACTTATTCAGCAAAAGAACTTCAAAAAGCAATTGGCAAGCGAAGTGAGGAACAAACGAATCGTGTCAGAACAACGCAGGTTGAAGTCATACATCGAGCAAAGTGGGTAACGATATAG
- a CDS encoding YusW family protein → MKKTFLVISLFVMSLFVVACGTTNNGNEKPADNQIIEDNNNAGTKGTNGNTGTNGTEAGVEGTNNNSGQQSGSNGSDEAAKMDALDYTEFSLDIDYGNHKDYDVELEREENGFVEAKLEDDTNGIKKRGSEAFNEIYPLVEQLTITQDTTKEEAIKEVLDVFKQDANYQKFELEITFKDGTKIEFEDRK, encoded by the coding sequence ATGAAAAAAACTTTTCTAGTCATTTCATTATTTGTCATGTCTTTATTCGTTGTAGCCTGCGGAACGACGAATAATGGTAATGAAAAACCGGCAGATAATCAAATAATTGAGGATAATAACAACGCCGGTACAAAAGGCACCAATGGTAATACAGGAACGAACGGTACGGAAGCTGGAGTAGAAGGAACGAATAACAATTCAGGACAACAATCAGGTTCAAATGGTAGTGATGAAGCAGCTAAAATGGACGCATTGGACTATACAGAGTTTTCCTTGGATATCGATTATGGCAATCACAAGGATTATGATGTAGAGCTTGAACGAGAAGAAAACGGTTTTGTGGAAGCAAAACTTGAAGATGATACGAATGGCATCAAGAAAAGAGGTTCAGAAGCCTTTAATGAAATTTATCCGTTAGTCGAACAATTAACGATTACACAAGATACAACGAAAGAGGAAGCAATTAAAGAAGTTCTTGATGTCTTTAAACAAGATGCAAATTATCAAAAATTCGAATTAGAAATCACCTTTAAAGACGGCACGAAAATCGAATTTGAAGATAGAAAATAA